One Pseudonocardia abyssalis DNA segment encodes these proteins:
- a CDS encoding DUF3237 domain-containing protein, with protein sequence MPTLIHEFDYHVDVGGVADVGTGPYGHRMIAAGSGGKVVGDRLTGTIAPSAGGDWLLLGQDGYGRLDVRNTVLTADGACVYIQLHGLVELTPAVLAVFAGGAVPTDFGGQYFVTTPRLETGDERYAWVNRVLFVAEARILPGPCIDYRVFRVG encoded by the coding sequence GTGCCCACACTGATCCACGAGTTCGATTACCACGTCGACGTGGGCGGGGTCGCCGACGTCGGGACCGGCCCGTACGGCCACCGGATGATCGCCGCCGGGTCCGGCGGGAAGGTCGTCGGCGACCGCCTCACCGGGACGATCGCCCCGTCGGCAGGCGGCGACTGGCTCCTGCTGGGCCAGGACGGCTACGGGCGGCTCGACGTCCGCAACACCGTGCTCACGGCCGACGGCGCCTGCGTCTACATCCAGCTGCACGGTCTCGTCGAGCTGACTCCTGCGGTCCTGGCCGTCTTCGCGGGTGGTGCCGTCCCGACCGACTTCGGCGGGCAGTACTTCGTCACCACACCCCGCCTCGAGACCGGTGACGAGCGGTACGCATGGGTCAACCGGGTCCTGTTCGTCGCCGAGGCGCGGATCCTGCCCGGCCCGTGCATCGACTACCGGGTGTTCCGCGTCGGGTAG
- a CDS encoding class I SAM-dependent methyltransferase: MSDRHVLFREFLRAPTRVATVTASSDALVAAMLAPLDLGDDPTVVELGAGTGRVTDALVARLGGRGRHVAVELNPELARRLAARHPGVTVVCADAGRLPGVLREHGIDRVDAVSSLLPWIAWHAPIADLAAAALTPTGTFTQVTLLPTTWMPPARRQEHAVRARFAEVSLSRPVWANLPPARVLVARRPRPGTT, from the coding sequence GTGTCCGACCGCCACGTCCTGTTCCGCGAGTTCCTCCGCGCCCCCACCCGCGTCGCCACCGTCACCGCCAGCTCCGACGCGCTGGTCGCGGCGATGCTCGCCCCGCTGGACCTCGGCGACGACCCGACGGTCGTGGAGCTGGGGGCGGGGACCGGCCGCGTCACCGACGCCCTCGTCGCCCGGCTCGGCGGCCGCGGCCGCCACGTCGCCGTCGAGCTGAACCCGGAGCTGGCGCGGCGCCTCGCCGCTCGCCACCCCGGCGTCACCGTCGTCTGCGCCGACGCCGGGCGGCTCCCCGGGGTGCTGCGCGAGCACGGGATCGACCGCGTCGACGCCGTGTCCAGCCTGCTGCCCTGGATCGCCTGGCACGCCCCGATCGCCGACCTGGCCGCCGCCGCACTGACCCCGACCGGCACGTTCACCCAGGTCACGCTGCTGCCGACGACCTGGATGCCACCGGCCCGCCGCCAGGAGCACGCCGTGCGGGCCCGGTTCGCCGAGGTCTCCCTCAGCCGCCCGGTGTGGGCGAACCTGCCCCCGGCCCGGGTGCTGGTCGCCCGCCGGCCCCGGCCGGGCACGACCTGA
- a CDS encoding AfsR/SARP family transcriptional regulator — protein sequence MSDVEVRVLGPLEVWVDGCAVRIGSRKQRLLLAALAVQDNRPVGTDALTELLWAAGEVPPSVRVTLRSLVSRLRSALGPAGDRLAPRGGGYVLTVDPAAIDAVRFERGLARGREQLAAGHAAAAVGTLRDALALWRGPAHAELDGHGFARAPAHRLEEARASAVEDLVDAELRAGLTADALDRAEGQVLAHPLRERAWGQLMLARYRCGRQADALAAYRTVHALLRDELAVAPTPALVELQARILRQDPLLAADGGPGPADHAAVPDLPTAPTPLVGRSAVLAELAGLLAGTRLLTLTGVAGVGKTRVALQLATDAAPAHDGGVRLVELAPLDRAAGDGTVLGEVATALGVATAGAGTPAAIVQRIAGRLGDRPLLLVVDNCEHVVGAVARAVEALRRRCPRLTVLATSREPLGLAGEVTRVVPPLSLPAPDAVAVADLAGSDAAVLFRQRARAAAADFELDAGTAAAVARICRRLDGIPLALELAAARMRVLSAEQVAARLDDRFTLLTAGHRTASPRQRTLRGAIEWSHDLLSVDEQVVLRRLAVFAAGFDLDAAAAVAGDGGDAGRVAELVSRLVDKSVVSTRRRRGEVRFVLLETVRGFAAERLSDAGEVGSVRARHRAHYVGSAREQRRVWGAGWDSALWHRRVAAEEENFRAAVASALADGDHDGALLLLSGLWVHWAWAAGRAEAVGWLQAVVDGPGTDAVARCECVVGLAVLLRWWEVGDPERSVRLFVRAAELAEEADDDACRFWVRYFHAEFRMLRGDRDGARAGYLDALRWAVPRSSAGWCSYSFGWLAMGAGDAAAARAEFARAVDLSGDDDLVRPHALAALAPLLAGADPAEASAVAGRALASARDFPLPGVHVMALVRAAQTYVLCGEDDIARDVVAELLDLQHRLGNLQFRAETFEVVSVLAARSGDHRVAARLLGAGGAVRAARTEDDAGVRVLGDVVAATRRSMLAGLGPEAYGREAAAGAAVPVPDLVAEVRAARLRR from the coding sequence GTGTCCGACGTCGAGGTCCGGGTGCTCGGTCCGCTGGAGGTGTGGGTCGACGGGTGTGCGGTACGGATCGGCAGCCGCAAGCAGCGCCTGCTGCTGGCCGCCCTCGCGGTACAGGACAACCGGCCGGTCGGCACCGACGCGCTGACCGAGCTGCTGTGGGCCGCGGGCGAGGTGCCACCGAGCGTCCGGGTGACGCTGCGCAGTCTGGTCTCCCGGCTGCGCAGCGCGCTCGGGCCCGCCGGGGACCGCCTCGCCCCCCGCGGCGGCGGGTACGTCCTCACGGTCGACCCGGCCGCGATCGACGCGGTCCGGTTCGAGCGCGGGCTGGCGCGGGGTCGCGAGCAGCTCGCCGCCGGACACGCCGCCGCCGCGGTCGGCACGCTGCGCGACGCCCTCGCGCTGTGGCGGGGACCCGCCCACGCCGAGCTCGACGGGCACGGGTTCGCCCGCGCCCCCGCACACCGCCTGGAGGAGGCGCGGGCCTCGGCGGTGGAGGACCTCGTCGACGCCGAGCTCCGCGCCGGGCTGACCGCGGACGCGCTGGACCGGGCCGAGGGGCAGGTGCTCGCGCACCCGCTGCGCGAGCGGGCCTGGGGCCAGCTGATGCTGGCGCGCTACCGCTGCGGCCGGCAGGCCGACGCGCTGGCCGCCTACCGGACGGTGCACGCGCTGCTCCGCGACGAGCTGGCCGTCGCACCGACCCCGGCGCTGGTGGAGCTGCAGGCGCGGATCCTGCGGCAGGACCCGCTGCTGGCCGCGGACGGCGGTCCGGGTCCCGCCGACCACGCCGCGGTCCCGGACCTGCCGACGGCGCCGACCCCGCTGGTCGGCCGGTCGGCCGTGCTGGCGGAGCTGGCCGGGCTGCTGGCCGGGACCCGGCTGCTCACGCTGACCGGCGTGGCGGGAGTCGGGAAGACCCGGGTGGCGTTGCAGCTCGCCACCGACGCCGCACCCGCCCACGACGGAGGCGTCCGGCTCGTCGAGCTGGCCCCGCTCGACCGGGCGGCGGGCGACGGGACCGTGCTCGGCGAGGTCGCGACAGCGCTCGGCGTCGCCACCGCGGGCGCCGGCACGCCCGCGGCGATCGTGCAGCGCATCGCCGGCCGACTCGGTGACCGGCCCCTGCTGCTGGTGGTCGACAACTGCGAGCACGTCGTCGGCGCCGTCGCCCGCGCCGTCGAGGCGCTGCGCCGGCGCTGTCCCCGGCTCACGGTCCTCGCCACCAGCCGTGAGCCGCTGGGGCTGGCCGGGGAGGTGACCAGGGTCGTCCCGCCGCTGTCGCTGCCGGCGCCGGACGCGGTGGCGGTGGCGGACCTCGCGGGCTCCGACGCCGCCGTGCTGTTCCGGCAGCGGGCCCGCGCGGCGGCCGCCGACTTCGAGCTCGACGCGGGCACCGCCGCCGCGGTGGCCCGCATCTGCCGTCGCCTCGACGGCATCCCGCTCGCGTTGGAGCTCGCCGCGGCGCGGATGCGCGTGTTGTCCGCCGAGCAGGTCGCGGCCCGGCTCGACGACCGGTTCACCCTGCTCACCGCGGGGCACCGGACCGCATCGCCGCGGCAGCGGACGCTGCGGGGCGCGATCGAGTGGAGCCACGACCTCCTCAGCGTCGACGAGCAGGTCGTGCTGCGCAGGCTGGCGGTGTTCGCCGCGGGTTTCGACCTCGACGCGGCCGCGGCGGTCGCCGGCGACGGCGGGGACGCGGGCCGGGTCGCGGAGCTGGTCTCGCGGCTCGTGGACAAGTCGGTCGTGAGCACCCGGCGCCGCCGCGGCGAGGTCCGCTTCGTGCTGCTGGAGACCGTGCGCGGCTTCGCCGCCGAGCGGCTGTCCGACGCGGGGGAGGTCGGGTCGGTCCGGGCCCGGCACCGTGCGCACTACGTCGGATCGGCCCGCGAGCAGCGCCGGGTGTGGGGGGCCGGCTGGGACTCCGCGCTGTGGCACCGCCGGGTCGCCGCCGAGGAGGAGAACTTCCGCGCCGCCGTCGCCTCGGCGCTGGCCGACGGCGACCACGACGGCGCCCTGTTGCTGCTCAGCGGGCTGTGGGTGCACTGGGCGTGGGCCGCGGGACGCGCCGAGGCGGTGGGCTGGCTCCAGGCCGTGGTGGACGGCCCGGGTACCGACGCCGTCGCGCGGTGCGAGTGCGTGGTCGGTCTGGCGGTGCTGCTGCGGTGGTGGGAGGTCGGTGACCCGGAACGGTCGGTGCGGTTGTTCGTCCGGGCCGCGGAGCTGGCCGAGGAGGCCGACGACGACGCCTGCCGGTTCTGGGTCCGCTACTTCCACGCGGAGTTCCGGATGCTGCGGGGCGACCGGGACGGGGCCCGGGCCGGCTATCTCGACGCGCTGCGCTGGGCCGTGCCGCGCAGCAGCGCGGGGTGGTGCAGCTACAGCTTCGGATGGCTCGCGATGGGAGCGGGCGACGCCGCGGCGGCCCGGGCCGAGTTCGCCCGGGCGGTCGATCTGTCCGGGGACGACGACCTGGTGCGCCCGCACGCCCTCGCCGCGCTCGCGCCGCTGCTCGCCGGGGCCGACCCTGCGGAGGCCTCGGCCGTGGCGGGGCGGGCTCTGGCGTCGGCCCGGGACTTCCCGCTGCCCGGTGTGCACGTGATGGCCCTCGTGCGCGCGGCGCAGACCTACGTCCTGTGCGGGGAGGACGACATCGCGCGCGACGTCGTCGCCGAGCTACTCGACCTCCAGCACCGCCTCGGCAACCTGCAGTTCCGGGCCGAGACCTTCGAGGTGGTCTCGGTGCTGGCCGCCCGGTCCGGTGACCACCGGGTGGCGGCCCGGCTCCTCGGTGCGGGCGGCGCGGTCCGCGCCGCCCGCACCGAGGACGACGCAGGCGTGCGGGTGCTCGGTGACGTCGTGGCCGCGACCCGCCGCAGCATGCTCGCCGGGCTCGGCCCCGAGGCCTACGGGCGGGAGGCCGCGGCGGGAGCCGCGGTCCCCGTACCGGACCTGGTCGCGGAGGTGCGTGCGGCCCGGCTGCGGCGCTGA
- a CDS encoding molybdenum cofactor biosysynthesis protein: MHVEIVALHTSPVHAYSGRPGDGPLPDPDGGAHDRIEVRAGLGVVGDRYFGHPAHRTASVTVLAVESLEHMAAELDLAAVPDPLRTRRTIVLRGFAVDDLPRGSEFSLDSGDGPVRFRAHRPANPCAWMDVVLAPGAFRALRHRGGMRCEPLTDGVLGLGPAVLGHG; this comes from the coding sequence ATGCACGTGGAGATCGTCGCGCTGCACACCTCGCCCGTCCACGCCTACTCCGGACGTCCCGGCGACGGCCCCCTCCCCGACCCGGACGGCGGCGCCCACGACCGCATCGAGGTCCGCGCCGGGCTCGGGGTCGTCGGCGACCGCTACTTCGGCCATCCGGCGCACCGCACCGCGTCGGTCACCGTGCTCGCCGTCGAGTCGCTGGAGCACATGGCCGCGGAGCTGGACCTGGCCGCGGTGCCGGACCCGCTGCGGACCCGCCGCACGATCGTCCTGCGAGGCTTCGCCGTCGACGACCTGCCGCGCGGTTCCGAGTTCTCGCTCGACTCCGGCGACGGCCCGGTCCGCTTCCGCGCCCACCGTCCGGCGAACCCGTGCGCCTGGATGGACGTCGTGCTGGCGCCCGGGGCCTTCCGCGCCCTGCGCCACCGGGGCGGGATGCGCTGCGAACCGCTCACCGACGGCGTGCTGGGCCTCGGCCCGGCCGTCCTGGGCCATGGCTGA
- the ruvC gene encoding crossover junction endodeoxyribonuclease RuvC, with translation MRVLGVDPGLTRCGLGVVDGASGRTVRAVAVDVVRTAPDLPLEQRLLAVGAEVERWIERHRPDVVAIERVFSQHNVRTVMGTAQASGVVALLAARAGLPVAFHTPSEVKAAVTGEGRAGKEQVTIMVTKVLGLAQAPRPADAADALALAICHCWRAPMMERMAQAKVRSDELAKAHRARLAAAARAAR, from the coding sequence GTGCGGGTGCTCGGAGTCGACCCGGGGCTGACGCGGTGCGGCCTCGGGGTCGTCGACGGCGCGTCCGGGCGTACGGTGCGCGCCGTCGCCGTCGACGTGGTGCGGACCGCGCCGGACCTGCCGCTGGAGCAGCGCCTGCTCGCCGTCGGCGCCGAGGTGGAGCGGTGGATCGAGCGCCACCGGCCCGACGTCGTCGCGATCGAGCGGGTGTTCAGCCAGCACAACGTGCGCACGGTGATGGGCACCGCGCAGGCCAGTGGGGTGGTGGCTCTGCTCGCCGCCCGGGCCGGGCTGCCGGTCGCGTTCCACACGCCGAGCGAGGTGAAGGCGGCCGTCACGGGGGAGGGCCGCGCGGGCAAGGAACAGGTGACGATCATGGTCACCAAGGTGCTGGGGCTGGCGCAGGCCCCGCGCCCCGCCGACGCCGCCGACGCACTGGCCCTGGCGATCTGCCACTGCTGGCGCGCCCCGATGATGGAGCGGATGGCGCAGGCCAAGGTGCGGTCCGACGAGCTGGCGAAGGCGCACCGCGCCCGTCTCGCGGCGGCGGCGCGGGCGGCGAGGTAG
- the yajC gene encoding preprotein translocase subunit YajC: MDLSQLFPLFILLLFIPIFLSGRKQRRQMAEMQQMQSDLVVGDIVVTASGLRATVVDVSYKETVDLEIADDVITTWVRGSVREKVVASEPADALTNDDAPPSLVKDNDSNGATQS, from the coding sequence ATGGACCTCTCGCAGCTGTTCCCCCTGTTCATCCTGCTGCTGTTCATCCCGATCTTCCTGTCGGGGCGCAAGCAGCGCCGGCAGATGGCGGAGATGCAGCAGATGCAGTCCGACCTGGTGGTCGGCGACATCGTCGTCACCGCCTCCGGCCTGCGTGCCACGGTCGTCGACGTCTCCTACAAGGAGACCGTCGACCTGGAGATCGCCGACGACGTCATCACCACCTGGGTGCGGGGCTCGGTCCGGGAGAAGGTCGTGGCGTCCGAGCCCGCCGACGCCCTGACCAACGACGACGCCCCGCCGTCGTTGGTCAAGGACAACGACTCCAACGGCGCCACCCAGAGCTGA
- the ruvB gene encoding Holliday junction branch migration DNA helicase RuvB, which yields MGELSAAAEPEDVEVDASLRPRNLTEFIGQPRVREQLELVLQGAQGRGTPPDHILLSGPPGLGKTSLALIVAEELGAAVRLTSGPALERAGDLAAMLSNLAPGDVLFIDEIHRIARPAEEMLYLAMEDFRVDVVVGKGPGATSIPLDIAPFTLVGATTRSGALTGPLRDRFGFTAHMEFYEPHELERVLRRAAVILGVDLHPDGAEEIAGRSRGTPRIANRLLRRVRDFAEVRADGRVTRAVARDALAVYDVDELGLDRLDRAVLGALVRSFGGGPVGVSTLAVAVGEEPGTVEEVCEPYLVRAGMLARTPRGRVATASAWAHLGLTAPPDVLPGGPPPLF from the coding sequence GTGGGTGAGCTGAGCGCCGCCGCCGAGCCCGAGGACGTCGAGGTCGACGCCTCCCTGCGCCCCCGCAACCTCACCGAGTTCATCGGGCAGCCCCGCGTGCGCGAGCAGCTGGAGCTGGTGCTGCAGGGCGCGCAGGGCCGGGGGACCCCGCCCGACCACATCCTGTTGTCCGGGCCTCCCGGGCTGGGCAAGACGAGCCTCGCGCTGATCGTCGCCGAGGAGCTGGGGGCCGCGGTGCGCCTCACCTCGGGCCCGGCGCTGGAGCGGGCGGGTGACCTCGCCGCGATGCTGTCCAACCTCGCCCCCGGCGACGTCCTGTTCATCGACGAGATCCACCGGATCGCCCGTCCCGCGGAGGAGATGCTCTACCTCGCGATGGAGGACTTCCGGGTCGACGTCGTCGTCGGCAAGGGCCCGGGCGCGACGTCCATCCCGCTCGACATCGCCCCGTTCACCCTGGTCGGGGCCACGACGCGGTCCGGTGCGCTGACCGGTCCGCTGCGCGACCGGTTCGGGTTCACCGCGCACATGGAGTTCTACGAGCCGCACGAGCTGGAGCGGGTGCTGCGCCGCGCCGCGGTGATCCTCGGCGTCGACCTGCACCCCGACGGTGCCGAGGAGATCGCCGGGCGCTCCCGCGGCACGCCCCGCATCGCGAACCGGCTGCTGCGCCGTGTGCGGGACTTCGCGGAGGTCCGGGCCGACGGCCGGGTCACCCGGGCGGTCGCCCGCGACGCACTGGCCGTCTACGACGTCGACGAGCTCGGCCTGGACCGCCTCGACCGGGCCGTGCTCGGCGCGCTGGTGCGGTCCTTCGGCGGCGGCCCGGTGGGTGTCTCGACGCTGGCCGTCGCGGTGGGGGAGGAGCCGGGTACCGTCGAGGAGGTCTGCGAGCCCTACCTCGTCCGGGCCGGCATGCTCGCCCGGACGCCACGAGGGCGGGTCGCCACGGCGTCCGCGTGGGCCCATCTGGGCCTCACCGCTCCGCCGGACGTCCTCCCGGGTGGCCCTCCGCCGTTGTTCTGA
- the secD gene encoding protein translocase subunit SecD → MATTPGQIRPWRYLASFVGVIAVLYSLVFFTGDGAITPKLGIDLQGGTRVTLEARTETGAQAPRDQLLQAQAIIQQRVDGLGVGGSEVVLDGNNLTITVPGDDGEQARSLGQTAQLRIREVVGGPVAAAPAPATAPAVPSDPAAPAEVAPADPADPAAPTGTPQGAGLPVVETDVAPVAQTTPLTAPTPGPTPEPTPAPDAPAADIPDAPADPELAAAIDEARALRQSTDPAVQQQALATLDCTANDPLRGYDDPTLPLVACDVDGTAKYVLAPILLEGTEIAGAQAQPAQGGIGTVVSVQFTTSGAATWGAYTSANIGKNAAFVLDGEVVSAPRINSAIYGDTRIEGQFTPEEAQDLAGILRYGSLPLSFTSSEAQTVSATLGLASLQAGLIAGGVGLLLVFLYCLAYYRVLGLLTILSLILSGAVVYAVLVLLGRWIGFTLDLAGVAGFIVAIGITADSFVIFFERLKDEMREGRTFRSAVPRAWVRARRTILAADAVSFLASVVLYVLAVGQVKGFAFTLGLSTVLDLVVVFLVTHPLVALASNNKVFGSSKFSGLGSAARMGAEHKKATAAASGRRVSTTKGA, encoded by the coding sequence GTGGCCACCACCCCGGGGCAGATCCGCCCCTGGCGCTACCTCGCGTCGTTCGTCGGCGTGATCGCCGTCCTGTACTCGCTGGTGTTCTTCACCGGTGACGGCGCCATCACGCCCAAGCTCGGCATCGACCTGCAGGGCGGCACCCGCGTCACGCTGGAGGCACGCACCGAGACCGGGGCGCAGGCCCCGCGCGACCAGCTGCTGCAGGCGCAGGCGATCATCCAGCAGCGCGTCGACGGGCTGGGTGTCGGTGGCTCCGAGGTGGTGCTCGACGGCAACAACCTGACGATCACCGTTCCCGGCGACGACGGCGAGCAGGCCCGGTCGCTGGGCCAGACCGCGCAGCTGCGCATCCGCGAGGTGGTCGGCGGCCCCGTCGCCGCCGCCCCGGCGCCCGCCACGGCCCCGGCGGTACCCAGCGACCCGGCCGCGCCTGCCGAGGTCGCCCCCGCCGACCCCGCCGACCCCGCCGCCCCGACGGGGACGCCGCAGGGCGCGGGCCTCCCGGTCGTCGAGACCGACGTGGCCCCCGTCGCGCAGACCACCCCGCTGACGGCGCCGACGCCCGGCCCCACGCCGGAACCGACTCCCGCCCCCGACGCCCCCGCGGCGGACATCCCGGACGCCCCGGCCGACCCCGAGCTGGCCGCGGCCATCGACGAGGCCAGGGCCCTGCGGCAGAGCACCGACCCGGCCGTGCAGCAGCAGGCCCTCGCCACGTTGGACTGCACCGCGAACGACCCGCTGCGCGGTTATGACGACCCGACTCTGCCGCTGGTCGCCTGCGACGTCGACGGCACCGCGAAGTACGTGCTCGCCCCGATCCTGCTGGAGGGCACCGAGATCGCCGGGGCCCAGGCCCAGCCCGCGCAGGGCGGCATCGGCACCGTCGTGAGCGTCCAGTTCACCACCAGCGGTGCCGCCACCTGGGGCGCGTACACCTCGGCGAACATCGGCAAGAACGCCGCGTTCGTGCTCGACGGCGAGGTCGTCTCCGCCCCGCGGATCAACTCCGCGATCTACGGCGACACCCGGATCGAGGGCCAGTTCACCCCCGAGGAGGCCCAGGACCTCGCCGGGATCCTGCGCTACGGCTCGCTGCCGCTGTCGTTCACCTCGTCGGAGGCGCAGACGGTCTCGGCCACGCTCGGGCTCGCCTCCCTGCAGGCCGGCCTGATCGCGGGCGGCGTCGGTCTGCTGCTCGTCTTCCTCTACTGCCTCGCCTACTACCGCGTGCTCGGACTGCTGACGATTCTGTCGCTGATCCTGTCCGGGGCGGTCGTCTACGCCGTGCTGGTGCTCCTCGGGCGCTGGATCGGGTTCACCCTCGACCTCGCGGGCGTGGCCGGGTTCATCGTCGCCATCGGGATCACGGCCGACTCGTTCGTGATCTTCTTCGAACGGTTGAAGGACGAGATGCGGGAGGGCCGGACGTTCCGCTCCGCCGTCCCGCGGGCCTGGGTGCGCGCGCGGCGCACGATCCTCGCCGCCGACGCCGTCAGCTTCCTGGCCTCCGTCGTGCTCTACGTGCTCGCGGTCGGGCAGGTGAAGGGCTTCGCGTTCACCCTGGGCCTGTCGACGGTCCTCGACCTCGTCGTCGTGTTCCTCGTGACGCACCCGCTGGTCGCGCTGGCGTCGAACAACAAGGTGTTCGGCAGCTCCAAGTTCTCCGGCCTCGGTTCCGCCGCGCGGATGGGGGCCGAGCACAAGAAGGCCACCGCCGCCGCGTCCGGACGTCGCGTCTCCACCACGAAGGGGGCCTGA
- the ruvA gene encoding Holliday junction branch migration protein RuvA — protein sequence MISSVRGEVLEIALDHAVVEVGGVGLAVVAAPNTLAGLRRGEQARLSTVLVVREDSLTLFGFADADQRELFGLLQSVAGIGPRLALATLAVLTPDDVVRALLDGDTKVLTRVPGIGPKVAQRMVLELKDKVVATAAAPAATLPTPVTGTRRDEVVEALVGLGFTPKTAETAVDAALARDADADAATLLRAALGSLGRSR from the coding sequence GTGATCTCGTCGGTGCGGGGTGAGGTGCTGGAGATCGCGCTCGACCACGCCGTCGTCGAGGTCGGCGGGGTGGGGCTCGCGGTGGTCGCCGCCCCCAACACGCTGGCCGGGCTGCGCCGCGGTGAGCAGGCGCGCCTGTCGACGGTGCTGGTGGTGCGCGAGGACTCGCTGACGCTGTTCGGGTTCGCCGACGCCGACCAGCGGGAGCTGTTCGGGCTGCTGCAGTCCGTCGCGGGCATCGGGCCGCGGCTCGCACTGGCCACGCTCGCCGTCCTCACCCCCGACGACGTCGTCCGCGCCCTGCTCGACGGCGACACCAAGGTGCTGACGCGGGTGCCCGGCATCGGCCCGAAGGTCGCGCAGCGGATGGTGCTGGAGCTCAAGGACAAGGTCGTGGCCACCGCCGCCGCGCCGGCTGCGACGCTGCCCACGCCCGTCACCGGCACCCGTCGTGACGAGGTCGTGGAGGCACTGGTCGGGCTGGGTTTCACCCCGAAGACCGCGGAGACCGCGGTGGACGCCGCGCTGGCCCGCGACGCCGACGCCGACGCCGCGACGCTGCTGCGTGCGGCGCTCGGCAGCCTGGGCCGGTCCCGGTGA